The genomic interval CGCCTACCGTGCGACCACCCTCACGAATGGCAAACCGCAACTCCTTCGCCATCGCTATTGGCGCTATCAATGACACATCTATCGTTACATTATCTCCCGGCATTACCATCTC from Candidatus Neomarinimicrobiota bacterium carries:
- the tuf gene encoding elongation factor Tu (EF-Tu; promotes GTP-dependent binding of aminoacyl-tRNA to the A-site of ribosomes during protein biosynthesis; when the tRNA anticodon matches the mRNA codon, GTP hydrolysis results; the inactive EF-Tu-GDP leaves the ribosome and release of GDP is promoted by elongation factor Ts; many prokaryotes have two copies of the gene encoding EF-Tu), whose translation is EMVMPGDNVTIDVSLIAPIAMAKELRFAIREGGRTVGAGVVTEIVE